In one window of Notolabrus celidotus isolate fNotCel1 chromosome 17, fNotCel1.pri, whole genome shotgun sequence DNA:
- the LOC117828734 gene encoding chromatin modification-related protein eaf-1-like isoform X27, with protein MTVAETMGFLFGWLLFSLLAVGCHQANAFDAGSAEGNGDLDVALAGYKEAFSLNTGDDSLWSTGALSGNDSTTTTEEESSDPPEQLEEPSYKKAEVPQPEVTEQEQEGPQQRSFIPKQMLQVPQQAPQQHVYQVQQVPQQVPQQVPQQVPQQVPQQAPQMPIYQAKQVPQQAPQMPIYQAKQVPQQAPQMPIYQAKQVPQQAPQMPVYQAKQVPQQVPQQAPQMPIYQAKQVPQQAPQMPIYQAKQVPQQVPQQAPQMPIYQAKQVPQQAPQMPVYQAKQVPQQAPQMPIYQAKQVPQQVPQQAPQMPIYQAKQVPQQAPQMPIYQAKQVPQQVPQQAPQMPIYQAKQVPQQAPQMPIYQAKQVPQQAPQKPVYQAKQVPQQAPQMPIYQAKQVPQQAPQMPIYQAKQVPQQAPQMPVYQAKQVPQQAPQMPIYQAKQVPQQAPQMQIFHDMQVPQQAPQMPIYQAKQVPQQAPQIPVYQAQQVPQQAPQMPIYQAKQVHQPAPQMPIYQAKQVHQQAPQMPIYQAKQVPQQAPQIPIYQATQVPQQAPQMPSYQAKQVPQQAPQMPVYQAKQVPQQAPQMPVYQAKQVPQQAPQMPVYQAKQVPQQAPQIPIYQAKQVPQQAPQMHVYQAKQVPQQAPQMPVYQAKQVPQQAPQMPIYQAKQVPQQAPQMPIYQAKQVPQQAPQMPVYQAKQVPQQAPQMPIYQAKQVPQQAPQMPIYQAKQVPQQAPQMPIYQAKQVPQQAPQMPIYQAKQVPQQAPQMPIYQAKQVPQQAPQMPIYQGKHVPQQAPQMPIYQAKQVHQQAPQMPIYQAKQVPQQAPQMPIYQAKQVPQQAPQMPVYQAKQVPQQAPQMPIYQAKQVPQQAPQMPVYQAKQVPQQAPQMPIYQAKQVPQQAPQMPIYQGKQVPQQAPQMPIYQAKQVHQQAPQMPIYQAKQVPQQAPQMPIYQAKQVPQQAPQMPIYQGKQVPQQAPQMPIYQAKQVPQQAPQMPVYQAKQVPQQAPQMPIQQSRQVPQQARQVPQQAPQMPVYQSRQRPQFSQRQRHSPRQRPRFSQRPRFSPRQFSQQPHSNDYPTFAQDIGS; from the exons ATGACTGTGGCTGAAACCATGGGGTTTCTGTTTGG ATGGTTGCTGTTTTCCTTGCTTGCTGTGGGATGCCATCAAGCAAATG CTTTTGATGCAGGATCTGCTGAGGGGAATGGAGACCTAGATGTTGCACTTGCTGGCTATAAAGAAGCTTTTAGCTTGAACACTGGAGATGATTCTTTATGGAGCACTGGGGCACTCAGTGGCAATGATTCAACCACAACTACG GAAGAAGAGTCCAGTGATCCACCCGAGCAGCTTGAAGAACCCAGCTACAAAAAGGCAGAGGTGCCACAACCAGAAGTAACTGAGCAGGAGCAAGAGGGGCCCCAGCAGCGTAGCTTCATACCAAAGCAGATGCTGCAGGTGCCTCAGCAGGCTCCCCAGCAGCATGTTTATCAAGTGCAGCAGGTTCCCCAGCAGGTTCCCCAGCAGGTTCCCCAGCAGGTTCCCCAGCAG GTGCCTCAGCAGGCTCCCCAGATGCCTATCTATCAGGCCAAGCAGGTGCCTCAGCAGGCTCCCCAGATGCCCATCTATCAGGCCAAGCAGGTTCCTCAGCAGGCTCCCCAGATGCCCATCTATCAAGCCAAGCAGGTGCCTCAACAGGCTCCCCAGATGCCAGTCTATCAGGCCAAGCAGGTTCCCCAGCAGGTGCCTCAGCAGGCTCCCCAGATGCCCATCTATCAGGCCAAGCAGGTTCCTCAGCAGGCTCCCCAGATGCCAATCTATCAGGCCAAGCAGGTTCCCCAGCAGGTGCCTCAGCAGGCTCCCCAGATGCCCATCTATCAGGCCAAGCAGGTGCCTCAGCAGGCTCCCCAGATGCCTGTCTATCAAGCCAAGCAGGTGCCTCAACAGGCTCCCCAGATGCCTATCTATCAGGCCAAGCAGGTTCCCCAGCAGGTGCCTCAGCAGGCTCCCCAGATGCCCATCTATCAGGCCAAGCAGGTGCCTCAGCAGGCTCCCCAGATGCCTATCTATCAGGCCAAGCAGGTTCCCCAGCAGGTGCCTCAGCAGGCTCCCCAGATGCCTATCTATCAGGCCAAGCAGGTGCCTCAGCAGGCTCCCCAGATGCCCATCTATCAGGCCAAGCAGGTTCCTCAGCAGGCTCCCCAGAAGCCCGTCTATCAAGCCAAGCAGGTGCCTCAGCAGGCTCCCCAGATGCCCATCTATCAGGCCAAGCAGGTTCCTCAGCAGGCTCCCCAGATGCCCATCTATCAGGCCAAGCAGGTTCCTCAGCAGGCTCCCCAGATGCCCGTCTATCAGGCCAAGCAGGTTCCTCAGCAGGCTCCCCAGATGCCCATCTATCAGGCCAAGCAGGTTCCCCAGCAGGCTCCCCAAATGCAAATCTTTCATGACATGCAGGTGCCTCAGCAGGCTCCCCAGATGCCCATCTATCAGGCCAAGCAGGTGCCTCAGCAGGCTCCCCAAATTCCCGTCTATCAGGCCCAGCAGGTTCCCCAGCAGGCTCCCCAGATGCCCATCTACCAGGCCAAGCAGGTGCATCAGCCAGCTCCCCAGATGCCCATCTATCAGGCCAAGCAGGTGCACCAGCAGGCTCCCCAGATGCCCATCTATCAGGCCAAGCAGGTGCCTCAGCAGGCTCCCCAGATCCCCATCTACCAGGCCACGCAGGTTCCCCAGCAAGCTCCCCAGATGCCTAGCTACCAGGCCAAGCAGGTTCCCCAGCAAGCTCCCCAGATGCCCGTCTATCAGGCCAAGCAGGTGCCCCAGCAGGCTCCCCAGATGCCCGTCTATCAGGCCAAGCAGGTGCCTCAGCAGGCTCCTCAGATGCCTGTCTACCAGGCCAAGCAGGTGCCTCAACAGGCTCCCCAGATCCCCATCTACCAGGCCAAGCAGGTTCCCCAGCAAGCACCCCAGATGCATGTCTATCAGGCCAAGCAGGTGCCCCAGCAGGCTCCACAGATGCCCGTCTATCAGGCCAAGCAGGTGCCTCAGCAGGCTCCCCAGATGCCCATCTACCAGGCCAAGCAGGTGCCTCAGCAGGCTCCCCAGATGCCCATCTACCAGGCCAAGCAGGTGCCTCAGCAGGCTCCCCAGATGCCTGTTTACCAGGCCAAGCAGGTACCCCAGCAGGCTCCCCAGATGCCCATCTATCAGGCCAAGCAGGTGCCCCAGCAGGCTCCTCAGATGCCCATCTACCAGGCCAAGCAGGTGCCTCAGCAGGCTCCTCAGATGCCCATCTACCAGGCCAAGCAGGTGCCCCAGCAGGCTCCTCAGATGCCCATCTACCAGGCCAAGCAGGTACCCCAGCAGGCTCCCCAGATGCCCATCTATCAGGCCAAGCAGGTGCCTCAGCAGGCTCCCCAGATGCCCATCTATCAGGGCAAGCACGTGCCCCAGCAGGCTCCCCAGATGCCCATCTACCAGGCCAAGCAGGTGCATCAGCAGGCTCCCCAGATGCCCATCTATCAGGCCAAGCAGGTGCCCCAGCAGGCTCCTCAGATGCCAATCTACCAGGCCAAGCAGGTGCCTCAGCAGGCTCCCCAGATGCCGGTTTACCAGGCCAAGCAGGTACCCCAGCAGGCTCCCCAGATGCCCATCTATCAGGCCAAGCAGGTGCCCCAGCAGGCTCCTCAGATGCCTGTCTACCAGGCCAAGCAGGTACCCCAGCAGGCTCCCCAGATGCCCATCTATCAGGCCAAGCAGGTGCCTCAGCAGGCTCCCCAGATGCCCATCTATCAGGGCAAGCAAGTGCCCCAGCAGGCTCCCCAGATGCCCATCTACCAGGCCAAGCAGGTGCATCAGCAGGCTCCCCAGATGCCCATCTACCAGGCCAAGCAGGTACCCCAGCAGGCTCCCCAGATGCCCATCTATCAGGCCAAGCAGGTGCCTCAGCAGGCTCCCCAGATGCCCATCTATCAAGGCAAGCAAGTGCCCCAGCAGGCTCCCCAGATGCCCATCTATCAGGCCAAGCAGGTGCCTCAGCAGGCTCCCCAGATGCCGGTCTACCAGGCCAAGCAGGTGCCTCAGCAGGCTCCCCAGATGCCCATCCAACAGTCTAGGCAGGTGCCCCAGCAAGCTCGCCAGGTGCCCCAGCAGGCTCCCCAGATGCCAGTCTATCAGTCCAGGCAGAGGCCTCAGTTTTCACAGAGGCAAAGGCATTCACCCAGGCAAAGGCCTCGGTTCTCTCAGAGGCCCAGATTTTCACCTAGGCAGTTTTCACAGCAGCCACACAGCAATGATTATCCAACTTTCGCCCAAGACATTGGCTCCTAA
- the LOC117828734 gene encoding chromatin modification-related protein eaf-1-like isoform X8: MTVAETMGFLFGWLLFSLLAVGCHQANAFDAGSAEGNGDLDVALAGYKEAFSLNTGDDSLWSTGALSGNDSTTTTEEESSDPPEQLEEPSYKKAEVPQPEVTEQEQEGPQQRSFIPKQMLQVPQQAPQQHVYQVQQVPQQVPQQAPQMPIYQAKQVPQQAPQMPVYQAKQVPQQAPQMPVYQAKQVPQQAPQMPVYQAKQVPQQAPQMPVYQAKQVPQQAPQMPIYQAKQVPQQAPQMPIYQAKQVPQQAPQMPIYQAKQVPQQAPQMPVYQAKQVPQQVPQQAPQMPIYQAKQVPQQAPQMPIYQAKQVPQQVPQQAPQMPIYQAKQVPQQAPQMPVYQAKQVPQQAPQMPIYQAKQVPQQVPQQAPQMPIYQAKQVPQQAPQMPIYQAKQVPQQAPQMPIYQAKQVPQQAPQKPVYQAKQVPQQAPQMPIYQAKQVPQQAPQMPIYQAKQVPQQAPQMPVYQAKQVPQQAPQMPIYQAKQVPQQAPQMQIFHDMQVPQQAPQMPIYQAKQVPQQAPQIPVYQAQQVPQQAPQMPIYQAKQVHQPAPQMPIYQAKQVHQQAPQMPIYQAKQVPQQAPQIPIYQATQVPQQAPQMPSYQAKQVPQQAPQMPVYQAKQVPQQAPQMPVYQAKQVPQQAPQMPVYQAKQVPQQAPQIPIYQAKQVPQQAPQMHVYQAKQVPQQAPQMPVYQAKQVPQQAPQMPIYQAKQVPQQAPQMPIYQAKQVPQQAPQMPVYQAKQVPQQAPQMPIYQAKQVPQQAPQMPIYQAKQVPQQAPQMPIYQAKQVPQQAPQMPIYQAKQVPQQAPQMPIYQAKQVPQQAPQMPIYQGKHVPQQAPQMPIYQAKQVHQQAPQMPIYQAKQVPQQAPQMPIYQAKQVPQQAPQMPVYQAKQVPQQAPQMPIYQAKQVPQQAPQMPVYQAKQVPQQAPQMPIYQAKQVPQQAPQMPIYQGKQVPQQAPQMPIYQAKQVHQQAPQMPIYQAKQVPQQAPQMPIYQAKQVPQQAPQMPIYQGKQVPQQAPQMPIYQAKQVPQQAPQMPVYQAKQVPQQAPQMPIQQSRQVPQQARQVPQQAPQMPVYQSRQRPQFSQRQRHSPRQRPRFSQRPRFSPRQFSQQPHSNDYPTFAQDIGS; the protein is encoded by the exons ATGACTGTGGCTGAAACCATGGGGTTTCTGTTTGG ATGGTTGCTGTTTTCCTTGCTTGCTGTGGGATGCCATCAAGCAAATG CTTTTGATGCAGGATCTGCTGAGGGGAATGGAGACCTAGATGTTGCACTTGCTGGCTATAAAGAAGCTTTTAGCTTGAACACTGGAGATGATTCTTTATGGAGCACTGGGGCACTCAGTGGCAATGATTCAACCACAACTACG GAAGAAGAGTCCAGTGATCCACCCGAGCAGCTTGAAGAACCCAGCTACAAAAAGGCAGAGGTGCCACAACCAGAAGTAACTGAGCAGGAGCAAGAGGGGCCCCAGCAGCGTAGCTTCATACCAAAGCAGATGCTGCAGGTGCCTCAGCAGGCTCCCCAGCAGCATGTTTATCAAGTGCAGCAGGTTCCCCAGCAG GTGCCTCAGCAGGCTCCCCAGATGCCCATCTATCAAGCCAAGCAGGTTCCTCAGCAGGCTCCCCAGATGCCAGTCTACCAGGCCAAGCAGGTGCCTCAGCAGGCTCCCCAGATGCCAGTCTACCAGGCCAAGCAGGTGCCTCAGCAGGCTCCCCAGATGCCAGTCTACCAGGCCAAGCAGGTGCCTCAGCAGGCTCCCCAGATGCCAGTCTATCAAGCCAAGCAGGTGCCTCAGCAGGCTCCCCAGATGCCTATCTATCAGGCCAAGCAGGTGCCTCAGCAGGCTCCCCAGATGCCCATCTATCAGGCCAAGCAGGTTCCTCAGCAGGCTCCCCAGATGCCCATCTATCAAGCCAAGCAGGTGCCTCAACAGGCTCCCCAGATGCCAGTCTATCAGGCCAAGCAGGTTCCCCAGCAGGTGCCTCAGCAGGCTCCCCAGATGCCCATCTATCAGGCCAAGCAGGTTCCTCAGCAGGCTCCCCAGATGCCAATCTATCAGGCCAAGCAGGTTCCCCAGCAGGTGCCTCAGCAGGCTCCCCAGATGCCCATCTATCAGGCCAAGCAGGTGCCTCAGCAGGCTCCCCAGATGCCTGTCTATCAAGCCAAGCAGGTGCCTCAACAGGCTCCCCAGATGCCTATCTATCAGGCCAAGCAGGTTCCCCAGCAGGTGCCTCAGCAGGCTCCCCAGATGCCCATCTATCAGGCCAAGCAG GTGCCTCAGCAGGCTCCCCAGATGCCTATCTATCAGGCCAAGCAGGTGCCTCAGCAGGCTCCCCAGATGCCCATCTATCAGGCCAAGCAGGTTCCTCAGCAGGCTCCCCAGAAGCCCGTCTATCAAGCCAAGCAGGTGCCTCAGCAGGCTCCCCAGATGCCCATCTATCAGGCCAAGCAGGTTCCTCAGCAGGCTCCCCAGATGCCCATCTATCAGGCCAAGCAGGTTCCTCAGCAGGCTCCCCAGATGCCCGTCTATCAGGCCAAGCAGGTTCCTCAGCAGGCTCCCCAGATGCCCATCTATCAGGCCAAGCAGGTTCCCCAGCAGGCTCCCCAAATGCAAATCTTTCATGACATGCAGGTGCCTCAGCAGGCTCCCCAGATGCCCATCTATCAGGCCAAGCAGGTGCCTCAGCAGGCTCCCCAAATTCCCGTCTATCAGGCCCAGCAGGTTCCCCAGCAGGCTCCCCAGATGCCCATCTACCAGGCCAAGCAGGTGCATCAGCCAGCTCCCCAGATGCCCATCTATCAGGCCAAGCAGGTGCACCAGCAGGCTCCCCAGATGCCCATCTATCAGGCCAAGCAGGTGCCTCAGCAGGCTCCCCAGATCCCCATCTACCAGGCCACGCAGGTTCCCCAGCAAGCTCCCCAGATGCCTAGCTACCAGGCCAAGCAGGTTCCCCAGCAAGCTCCCCAGATGCCCGTCTATCAGGCCAAGCAGGTGCCCCAGCAGGCTCCCCAGATGCCCGTCTATCAGGCCAAGCAGGTGCCTCAGCAGGCTCCTCAGATGCCTGTCTACCAGGCCAAGCAGGTGCCTCAACAGGCTCCCCAGATCCCCATCTACCAGGCCAAGCAGGTTCCCCAGCAAGCACCCCAGATGCATGTCTATCAGGCCAAGCAGGTGCCCCAGCAGGCTCCACAGATGCCCGTCTATCAGGCCAAGCAGGTGCCTCAGCAGGCTCCCCAGATGCCCATCTACCAGGCCAAGCAGGTGCCTCAGCAGGCTCCCCAGATGCCCATCTACCAGGCCAAGCAGGTGCCTCAGCAGGCTCCCCAGATGCCTGTTTACCAGGCCAAGCAGGTACCCCAGCAGGCTCCCCAGATGCCCATCTATCAGGCCAAGCAGGTGCCCCAGCAGGCTCCTCAGATGCCCATCTACCAGGCCAAGCAGGTGCCTCAGCAGGCTCCTCAGATGCCCATCTACCAGGCCAAGCAGGTGCCCCAGCAGGCTCCTCAGATGCCCATCTACCAGGCCAAGCAGGTACCCCAGCAGGCTCCCCAGATGCCCATCTATCAGGCCAAGCAGGTGCCTCAGCAGGCTCCCCAGATGCCCATCTATCAGGGCAAGCACGTGCCCCAGCAGGCTCCCCAGATGCCCATCTACCAGGCCAAGCAGGTGCATCAGCAGGCTCCCCAGATGCCCATCTATCAGGCCAAGCAGGTGCCCCAGCAGGCTCCTCAGATGCCAATCTACCAGGCCAAGCAGGTGCCTCAGCAGGCTCCCCAGATGCCGGTTTACCAGGCCAAGCAGGTACCCCAGCAGGCTCCCCAGATGCCCATCTATCAGGCCAAGCAGGTGCCCCAGCAGGCTCCTCAGATGCCTGTCTACCAGGCCAAGCAGGTACCCCAGCAGGCTCCCCAGATGCCCATCTATCAGGCCAAGCAGGTGCCTCAGCAGGCTCCCCAGATGCCCATCTATCAGGGCAAGCAAGTGCCCCAGCAGGCTCCCCAGATGCCCATCTACCAGGCCAAGCAGGTGCATCAGCAGGCTCCCCAGATGCCCATCTACCAGGCCAAGCAGGTACCCCAGCAGGCTCCCCAGATGCCCATCTATCAGGCCAAGCAGGTGCCTCAGCAGGCTCCCCAGATGCCCATCTATCAAGGCAAGCAAGTGCCCCAGCAGGCTCCCCAGATGCCCATCTATCAGGCCAAGCAGGTGCCTCAGCAGGCTCCCCAGATGCCGGTCTACCAGGCCAAGCAGGTGCCTCAGCAGGCTCCCCAGATGCCCATCCAACAGTCTAGGCAGGTGCCCCAGCAAGCTCGCCAGGTGCCCCAGCAGGCTCCCCAGATGCCAGTCTATCAGTCCAGGCAGAGGCCTCAGTTTTCACAGAGGCAAAGGCATTCACCCAGGCAAAGGCCTCGGTTCTCTCAGAGGCCCAGATTTTCACCTAGGCAGTTTTCACAGCAGCCACACAGCAATGATTATCCAACTTTCGCCCAAGACATTGGCTCCTAA
- the LOC117828734 gene encoding chromatin modification-related protein eaf-1-like isoform X18, with the protein MTVAETMGFLFGWLLFSLLAVGCHQANAFDAGSAEGNGDLDVALAGYKEAFSLNTGDDSLWSTGALSGNDSTTTTEEESSDPPEQLEEPSYKKAEVPQPEVTEQEQEGPQQRSFIPKQMLQVPQQAPQQHVYQVQQVPQQVPQQAPQMPIYQAKQVPQQAPQMPVYQAKQVPQQAPQMPVYQAKQVPQQAPQMPVYQAKQVPQQAPQMPVYQAKQVPQQAPQMPIYQAKQVPQQAPQMPIYQAKQVPQQAPQMPIYQAKQVPQQAPQMPVYQAKQVPQQVPQQAPQMPIYQAKQVPQQAPQMPIYQAKQVPQQVPQQAPQMPIYQAKQVPQQAPQMPVYQAKQVPQQAPQMPIYQAKQVPQQVPQQAPQMPIYQAKQVPQQAPQMPIYQAKQVPQQVPQQAPQMPIYQAKQVPQQAPQMPIYQAKQVPQQAPQKPVYQAKQVPQQAPQMPIYQAKQVPQQAPQMPIYQAKQVPQQVPQQAPQMPIYQAKQVPQQAPQIPVYQAQQVPQQAPQMPIYQAKQVHQPAPQMPIYQAKQVHQQAPQMPIYQAKQVPQQAPQIPIYQATQVPQQAPQMPSYQAKQVPQQAPQMPVYQAKQVPQQAPQMPVYQAKQVPQQAPQMPVYQAKQVPQQAPQIPIYQAKQVPQQAPQMHVYQAKQVPQQAPQMPVYQAKQVPQQAPQMPIYQAKQVPQQAPQMPIYQAKQVPQQAPQMPVYQAKQVPQQAPQMPIYQAKQVPQQAPQMPIYQAKQVPQQAPQMPIYQAKQVPQQAPQMPIYQAKQVPQQAPQMPIYQAKQVPQQAPQMPIYQGKHVPQQAPQMPIYQAKQVHQQAPQMPIYQAKQVPQQAPQMPIYQAKQVPQQAPQMPVYQAKQVPQQAPQMPIYQAKQVPQQAPQMPVYQAKQVPQQAPQMPIYQAKQVPQQAPQMPIYQGKQVPQQAPQMPIYQAKQVHQQAPQMPIYQAKQVPQQAPQMPIYQAKQVPQQAPQMPIYQGKQVPQQAPQMPIYQAKQVPQQAPQMPVYQAKQVPQQAPQMPIQQSRQVPQQARQVPQQAPQMPVYQSRQRPQFSQRQRHSPRQRPRFSQRPRFSPRQFSQQPHSNDYPTFAQDIGS; encoded by the exons ATGACTGTGGCTGAAACCATGGGGTTTCTGTTTGG ATGGTTGCTGTTTTCCTTGCTTGCTGTGGGATGCCATCAAGCAAATG CTTTTGATGCAGGATCTGCTGAGGGGAATGGAGACCTAGATGTTGCACTTGCTGGCTATAAAGAAGCTTTTAGCTTGAACACTGGAGATGATTCTTTATGGAGCACTGGGGCACTCAGTGGCAATGATTCAACCACAACTACG GAAGAAGAGTCCAGTGATCCACCCGAGCAGCTTGAAGAACCCAGCTACAAAAAGGCAGAGGTGCCACAACCAGAAGTAACTGAGCAGGAGCAAGAGGGGCCCCAGCAGCGTAGCTTCATACCAAAGCAGATGCTGCAGGTGCCTCAGCAGGCTCCCCAGCAGCATGTTTATCAAGTGCAGCAGGTTCCCCAGCAG GTGCCTCAGCAGGCTCCCCAGATGCCCATCTATCAAGCCAAGCAGGTTCCTCAGCAGGCTCCCCAGATGCCAGTCTACCAGGCCAAGCAGGTGCCTCAGCAGGCTCCCCAGATGCCAGTCTACCAGGCCAAGCAGGTGCCTCAGCAGGCTCCCCAGATGCCAGTCTACCAGGCCAAGCAGGTGCCTCAGCAGGCTCCCCAGATGCCAGTCTATCAAGCCAAGCAGGTGCCTCAGCAGGCTCCCCAGATGCCTATCTATCAGGCCAAGCAGGTGCCTCAGCAGGCTCCCCAGATGCCCATCTATCAGGCCAAGCAGGTTCCTCAGCAGGCTCCCCAGATGCCCATCTATCAAGCCAAGCAGGTGCCTCAACAGGCTCCCCAGATGCCAGTCTATCAGGCCAAGCAGGTTCCCCAGCAGGTGCCTCAGCAGGCTCCCCAGATGCCCATCTATCAGGCCAAGCAGGTTCCTCAGCAGGCTCCCCAGATGCCAATCTATCAGGCCAAGCAGGTTCCCCAGCAGGTGCCTCAGCAGGCTCCCCAGATGCCCATCTATCAGGCCAAGCAGGTGCCTCAGCAGGCTCCCCAGATGCCTGTCTATCAAGCCAAGCAGGTGCCTCAACAGGCTCCCCAGATGCCTATCTATCAGGCCAAGCAGGTTCCCCAGCAGGTGCCTCAGCAGGCTCCCCAGATGCCCATCTATCAGGCCAAGCAGGTGCCTCAGCAGGCTCCCCAGATGCCTATCTATCAGGCCAAGCAGGTTCCCCAGCAGGTGCCTCAGCAGGCTCCCCAGATGCCTATCTATCAGGCCAAGCAGGTGCCTCAGCAGGCTCCCCAGATGCCCATCTATCAGGCCAAGCAGGTTCCTCAGCAGGCTCCCCAGAAGCCCGTCTATCAAGCCAAGCAGGTGCCTCAGCAGGCTCCCCAGATGCCCATCTATCAGGCCAAGCAGGTTCCTCAGCAGGCTCCCCAGATGCCCATCTATCAGGCCAAGCAGGTTCCTCAGCAG GTGCCTCAGCAGGCTCCCCAGATGCCCATCTATCAGGCCAAGCAGGTGCCTCAGCAGGCTCCCCAAATTCCCGTCTATCAGGCCCAGCAGGTTCCCCAGCAGGCTCCCCAGATGCCCATCTACCAGGCCAAGCAGGTGCATCAGCCAGCTCCCCAGATGCCCATCTATCAGGCCAAGCAGGTGCACCAGCAGGCTCCCCAGATGCCCATCTATCAGGCCAAGCAGGTGCCTCAGCAGGCTCCCCAGATCCCCATCTACCAGGCCACGCAGGTTCCCCAGCAAGCTCCCCAGATGCCTAGCTACCAGGCCAAGCAGGTTCCCCAGCAAGCTCCCCAGATGCCCGTCTATCAGGCCAAGCAGGTGCCCCAGCAGGCTCCCCAGATGCCCGTCTATCAGGCCAAGCAGGTGCCTCAGCAGGCTCCTCAGATGCCTGTCTACCAGGCCAAGCAGGTGCCTCAACAGGCTCCCCAGATCCCCATCTACCAGGCCAAGCAGGTTCCCCAGCAAGCACCCCAGATGCATGTCTATCAGGCCAAGCAGGTGCCCCAGCAGGCTCCACAGATGCCCGTCTATCAGGCCAAGCAGGTGCCTCAGCAGGCTCCCCAGATGCCCATCTACCAGGCCAAGCAGGTGCCTCAGCAGGCTCCCCAGATGCCCATCTACCAGGCCAAGCAGGTGCCTCAGCAGGCTCCCCAGATGCCTGTTTACCAGGCCAAGCAGGTACCCCAGCAGGCTCCCCAGATGCCCATCTATCAGGCCAAGCAGGTGCCCCAGCAGGCTCCTCAGATGCCCATCTACCAGGCCAAGCAGGTGCCTCAGCAGGCTCCTCAGATGCCCATCTACCAGGCCAAGCAGGTGCCCCAGCAGGCTCCTCAGATGCCCATCTACCAGGCCAAGCAGGTACCCCAGCAGGCTCCCCAGATGCCCATCTATCAGGCCAAGCAGGTGCCTCAGCAGGCTCCCCAGATGCCCATCTATCAGGGCAAGCACGTGCCCCAGCAGGCTCCCCAGATGCCCATCTACCAGGCCAAGCAGGTGCATCAGCAGGCTCCCCAGATGCCCATCTATCAGGCCAAGCAGGTGCCCCAGCAGGCTCCTCAGATGCCAATCTACCAGGCCAAGCAGGTGCCTCAGCAGGCTCCCCAGATGCCGGTTTACCAGGCCAAGCAGGTACCCCAGCAGGCTCCCCAGATGCCCATCTATCAGGCCAAGCAGGTGCCCCAGCAGGCTCCTCAGATGCCTGTCTACCAGGCCAAGCAGGTACCCCAGCAGGCTCCCCAGATGCCCATCTATCAGGCCAAGCAGGTGCCTCAGCAGGCTCCCCAGATGCCCATCTATCAGGGCAAGCAAGTGCCCCAGCAGGCTCCCCAGATGCCCATCTACCAGGCCAAGCAGGTGCATCAGCAGGCTCCCCAGATGCCCATCTACCAGGCCAAGCAGGTACCCCAGCAGGCTCCCCAGATGCCCATCTATCAGGCCAAGCAGGTGCCTCAGCAGGCTCCCCAGATGCCCATCTATCAAGGCAAGCAAGTGCCCCAGCAGGCTCCCCAGATGCCCATCTATCAGGCCAAGCAGGTGCCTCAGCAGGCTCCCCAGATGCCGGTCTACCAGGCCAAGCAGGTGCCTCAGCAGGCTCCCCAGATGCCCATCCAACAGTCTAGGCAGGTGCCCCAGCAAGCTCGCCAGGTGCCCCAGCAGGCTCCCCAGATGCCAGTCTATCAGTCCAGGCAGAGGCCTCAGTTTTCACAGAGGCAAAGGCATTCACCCAGGCAAAGGCCTCGGTTCTCTCAGAGGCCCAGATTTTCACCTAGGCAGTTTTCACAGCAGCCACACAGCAATGATTATCCAACTTTCGCCCAAGACATTGGCTCCTAA